One Coffea arabica cultivar ET-39 chromosome 5e, Coffea Arabica ET-39 HiFi, whole genome shotgun sequence DNA segment encodes these proteins:
- the LOC113687251 gene encoding disease resistance protein RGA2-like, whose amino-acid sequence MAELIVPKIIDQLSDVLVKQFGEKVNLVMGVEEEVANISSKLATIEEVLHDAERRRLKDKSVGIWLEKLEDITYEMDDVLDEWNFKIHRAKNEGTDQNARLQPTLWIKVRCLIPSLCSCLKQVPVRSDIAQKIKKINEQLELTLKEADQFKFIQSGWIPDSQDFKRIMTTSIIDESEIYGRESDKNALLDQVLSKSSSQGRKGVQVISIVGAGGSGKTTLAQLLFNNHKVKNHFELRNWICVSDPFDQKRIAKAILENAGKSSQESELDPLIQRIKETFSGKRFLLVLDDVWTEEDSKWKPFKDSLKDGASGSVILVTTRSQRVARVMGSTDTHRLSLISDSDCWLIMQRIAFGGRSEDSIWWCKKVESIGQKIAKKCKGLPLAAKTMGSLLRFKDTIQQWQNILDSEIWQLEEATMELFPLLYLSYNELSPELKRCFSYCAVFPKDHSIFVEELIGMWIAQGYVRPRRRGERLELVGLEYFNNLVMRSLFQELRKVEFFLVHDFTMCKMHDIVHDFAQFLTKNELCHVLDGVDYEQGVGRNSSSERARHLTWLGTERTFSSLAIDFGRLRSFFAFPRGRVLPQDLFCSLKCVRTLALCDCEIAEIPAEIGSLIHLRHLDLSWNAFVTLPEAICDLYYLETLDITMCRKLSCLSQRIEGLVHLRHLFNFGTSESLQIPQGLRKLTSLCTLTQFIARSNSDDLAILKDLNQLERLVVHIHGEVDFGRAELGKKIYMREMSLLFSNGVHFIETPSCIESVEPPPNLQQFALTRCPGNELPSWLVTTSLVNNLTKLIINEAHNISSLPTLWKLSSLEELGLIGVGKLECLGKEFFGITKALHENSHETFDTLSNFEASSLTEAVAFPNLRKLRFSYFQNWTNWEDLSEDDEEVAVSIMPRLEELKIYDCEKLEILPHRILRRISSLKTLDIRNCFKLSDHYSNKTGDDWI is encoded by the coding sequence ATGGCTGAATTGATTGTTCCAAAGATAATTGATCAATTGAGTGATGTTCTCGTGAAGCAGTTTGGGGAGAAGGTCAACCTAGTGATGGGGGTTGAAGAAGAGGTGGCCAATATCTCCTCTAAGTTGGCAACCATTGAAGAAGTGCTGCATGATGCAGAGAGACGAAGGCTGAAGGACAAAAGTGTTGGAATTTGGCTAGAAAAGCTTGAGGACATAACATATGAGATGGATGATGTGCTGGACGAATGGAACTTCAAGATTCACAGAGCAAAGAATGAAGGAACTGACCAGAATGCCAGATTGCAGCCAACATTGTGGATCAAGGTTCGTTGCCTCATCCCATCCCTTTGTTCTTGTCTCAAACAAGTTCCTGTGCGTAGTGATATAgctcaaaaaataaagaaaataaatgaacaGCTAGAATTAACCTTGAAAGAGGCAGATCAATTCAAGTTTATTCAAAGTGGGTGGATCCCTGATTCTCAAGATTTTAAGCGAATTATGACTACCTCAATCATTGACGAATCAGAGATCTATGGTCGAGAATCTGATAAGAATGCTTTACTTGACCAAGTTTTGTCTAAGAGTAGTAGTCAAGGAAGAAAGGGGGTTCAAGTTATCTCTATAGTAGGGGCCGGGGGTAGTGGAAAGACCACACTTGCCCAGCTACTTTTCAATAATCATAAAGTGAAGAATCACTTTGAACTTAGAAATTGGATCTGTGTATCTGATCCTTTTGACCAGAAAAGGATTGCGAAAGCTATCCTTGAGAATGCTGGAAAAAGTTCTCAAGAATCAGAGTTGGATCCTTTGATCCAACGTATAAAAGAAACTTTTTCCGGCAAGAGATTCCTGCTTGTCCTAGATGATGTTTGGACAGAGGAAGATTCAAAGTGGAAACCTTTCAAAGACTCTCTTAAGGATGGGGCTTCCGGAAGTGTAATCTTGGTGACAACCAGGAGTCAAAGAGTGGCCAGAGTGATGGGATCGACTGATACTCACCGCCTAAGCCTGATCTCTGACTCCGATTGTTGGCTAATAATGCAAAGGATAGCATTTGGTGGAAGATCAGAGGATAGCATTTGGTGGTGTAAGAAAGTGGAAAGCATTGGgcaaaaaattgcaaaaaaatgcAAGGGCTTGCCACTTGCTGCAAAGACTATGGGAAGCCTATTACGGTTCAAAGATACCATACAGCAGTGGCAGAATATTTTGGATAGTGAGATATGGCAATTGGAGGAAGCAACTATGGAACTTTTCCCTCTTTTGTATTTAAGCTATAACGAGTTATCCCCGGAGCTGAAACGTTGCTTCTCCTATTGTGCTGTCTTTCCTAAGGATCATTCGATATTTGTAGAAGAGCTTATTGGGATGTGGATAGCACAAGGTTATGTCCGCCCAAGGCGAAGAGGTGAGCGCTTGGAGCTGGTGGGCCTTGAGTACTTCAACAATTTGGTAATGCGTTCCCTTTTTCAAGAATTACGAAAAGTTGAGTTCTTTCTGGTTCATGATTTTACAATGTGCAAGATGCATGACATAGTACATGATTTTgcacaatttctcacaaaaaatGAATTATGTCATGTACTTGATGGAGTTGATTATGAACAAGGCGTTGGAAGAAATTCATCCAGTGAAAGAGCACGTCATCTAACGTGGCTAGGCACTGAGAGGACGTTTAGTTCTCTAGCTATTGATTTTGGAAGACTCAGGAGCTTTTTTGCTTTTCCACGTGGAAGAGTACTTCCTCAAGATCTGTTTTGCAGTTTGAAGTGCGTGAGGACCCTGGCTTTATGTGATTGTGAGATAGCTGAAATCCCAGCCGAGATCGGAAGTTTGATTCATCTTCGGCACTTGGACTTAAGTTGGAATGCTTTCGTGACACTGCCAGAAGCTATATGTGATCTATATTATTTGGAAACTTTAGACATCACTATGTGTAGAAAGCTTTCATGCCTTTCTCAAAGGATTGAAGGCCTTGTACACTTGAGGCACCTTTTCAATTTTGGGACCTCTGAGTCACTTCAAATTCCACAAGGACTCAGGAAGCTTACTTCACTTTGTACTTTGACTCAGTTCATCGCCAGGAGCAACTCTGATGATTTGGCAATTTTGAAGGACTTGAACCAACTGGAAAGATTGGTCGTTCATATTCATGGAGAAGTAGATTTTGGGAGAGCTGAACTTGGAAAGAAAATCTACATGCGTGAAATGTCTTTGTTGTTTAGCAATGGGGTCCACTTTATAGAAACTCCAAGTTGTATTGAAAGCGTGGAACCACCTCCAAACTTGCAACAATTTGCGTTAACTCGCTGTCCAGGAAACGAGTTACCAAGTTGGCTTGTGACGACGTCTCTCGTCAATAACTTAACGAAGCTAATTATCAATGAGGCCCACAATATCTCATCATTGCCAACCTTGTGGAAGCTGTCGTCCTTAGAAGAACTTGGGCTCATTGGAGTGGGAAAGCTAGAATGTCTGGGTAAGGAATTCTTTGGAATTACAAAAGCACTGCATGAGAACAGTCATGAAACTTTTGATACATTGTCAAACTTTGAGGCATCATCCTTAACTGAAGCAGTAGCATTTCcgaatttgagaaaattacgATTCTCTTACTTCCAAAATTGGACAAATTGGGAAGACTTaagtgaagatgatgaagaagttGCTGTCTCTATCATGCCACGTCTGGAGGAGCTAAAAATTTATGACTGTGAAAAGCTTGAAATTCTGCCACATCGCATCCTCAGAAGGATATCGTCTCTCAAAACATTGGATATTCggaattgtttcaagttgagCGATCATTACTCTAATAAAACAGGAGATGACTGGATATAG
- the LOC113687252 gene encoding uncharacterized protein isoform X2: MISRLIQIIVILLKHWRMGGKPLEIVFPEGCCKPIKYAAQLASGIGYVVRHLSSLKDIRTYDDIPNEKKQNLYGGLMGWFDFKDWETDPNVEKYVDDMLQNSYRQWRNTMHIDYKMLKATGKDPLTSCPYDWIEQDEWKSMCDWFKDPIFKKKSEANTKNRAMLPYPHTGGSKSNHVRAQEMVPPSAIDAWTAAHIKKDGQFVNNTAKSLDDELKEERRQCIENGEIVNEVKIMENVLGKRAGCAKGLGMGVIPPQSSRKPESSANRALFEELKQCKEKIQCYEERIQAQDTQIQNLVQSQQGIQEMLQEFLVWKQKQCGGSS; encoded by the exons ATGATATccagattaattcaaataatagTAATCCTACTCAAGCATTGGCGAATG GGAGGCAAGCCATTGGAAATTGTCTTTCCTGAAGGATGTTGCAAACCAATCAAGTATGCTGCTCAACTTGCTAGTGGTATAGGTTATGTTGTAAGGCACCTCTCTTCACTGAAGGACATACGCACATATGATGACATACCAAATGAGAAAAAACAGAACCTATATGGTGGCTTGATG GGATGGTTTGACTTCAAAGATTGGGAAACTGATCCTAATGTGGAAAAGtatgtggatgacatgcttCAGAATAGCTATAGGCAGTGGAGGAATACTATGCACATAGATTATAAGATGTTGAAGGCAACTGGAAAAGATCCACTTACCTCATGTCCTTATGACTGGATTGAGCAAGATGAGTGGAAaagtatgtgtgattggttcaAAGATCCTATATTCAAG AAAAAATCAGAAGCCAATACAAAGAACCGTGCCATGTTACCCTATCCGCACACTGGCGGTTCAAAATCAAATCATGTTCGAGCACAAGAGATG GTTCCACCAAGTGCAATTGATGCCTGGACTGCTGCTCACATAAAAAAGGATGGCCAATTTGTGAATAATACTGCAAAATCTCTCGAT GATGAGTTAAAAGAAGAGAGAAGGCAATGCATCGAGAATGGAGAAATTGTCAATGAAGTTAAAATTATGGAAAATGTCCTAGGAAAGAGGGCTGGTTGTGCCAAAGGGTTGGGTATGGGGGTCATACCACCCCAATCTTCTCGCAAACCCGAATCTTCAGCTAATAGAGCACTATTTGAAGAACTAAAACAGTGCAAGGAGAAGATTCAATGCTATGAGGAGCGAATTCAAGCACAAGATACCCAAATCCAAAATCTTGTACAAAGCCAGCAAGGGATACAGGAAATGCTGCAAGAATTCCTCGTTTGGAAACAGAAGCAGTGTGGAGGTTCTTCCTAG
- the LOC113687252 gene encoding uncharacterized protein isoform X1: MAPSGKRLKRNCPPNTNLQSEQPPTSNSTLEHQSATTGDDIQINSNNSNPTQALANEQRKQKKGRGPTTGKVIEKMIRANGGKPLEIVFPEGCCKPIKYAAQLASGIGYVVRHLSSLKDIRTYDDIPNEKKQNLYGGLMGWFDFKDWETDPNVEKYVDDMLQNSYRQWRNTMHIDYKMLKATGKDPLTSCPYDWIEQDEWKSMCDWFKDPIFKKKSEANTKNRAMLPYPHTGGSKSNHVRAQEMVPPSAIDAWTAAHIKKDGQFVNNTAKSLDDELKEERRQCIENGEIVNEVKIMENVLGKRAGCAKGLGMGVIPPQSSRKPESSANRALFEELKQCKEKIQCYEERIQAQDTQIQNLVQSQQGIQEMLQEFLVWKQKQCGGSS; the protein is encoded by the exons ATGGCACCTTCCGGGAAACGGTTGAAGAGAAACTGCCCACCCAATACCAACTTGCAATCTGAACAACCAccaacttcaaactcaactTTGGAGCATCAATCAGCTACCACAGGTGATGATATccagattaattcaaataatagTAATCCTACTCAAGCATTGGCGAATG aacaaagaaagcaaaaaaaaggCAGGGGCCCAACCACGGGAAAAGTTATCGAGAAGATGATACGAGCTAAT GGAGGCAAGCCATTGGAAATTGTCTTTCCTGAAGGATGTTGCAAACCAATCAAGTATGCTGCTCAACTTGCTAGTGGTATAGGTTATGTTGTAAGGCACCTCTCTTCACTGAAGGACATACGCACATATGATGACATACCAAATGAGAAAAAACAGAACCTATATGGTGGCTTGATG GGATGGTTTGACTTCAAAGATTGGGAAACTGATCCTAATGTGGAAAAGtatgtggatgacatgcttCAGAATAGCTATAGGCAGTGGAGGAATACTATGCACATAGATTATAAGATGTTGAAGGCAACTGGAAAAGATCCACTTACCTCATGTCCTTATGACTGGATTGAGCAAGATGAGTGGAAaagtatgtgtgattggttcaAAGATCCTATATTCAAG AAAAAATCAGAAGCCAATACAAAGAACCGTGCCATGTTACCCTATCCGCACACTGGCGGTTCAAAATCAAATCATGTTCGAGCACAAGAGATG GTTCCACCAAGTGCAATTGATGCCTGGACTGCTGCTCACATAAAAAAGGATGGCCAATTTGTGAATAATACTGCAAAATCTCTCGAT GATGAGTTAAAAGAAGAGAGAAGGCAATGCATCGAGAATGGAGAAATTGTCAATGAAGTTAAAATTATGGAAAATGTCCTAGGAAAGAGGGCTGGTTGTGCCAAAGGGTTGGGTATGGGGGTCATACCACCCCAATCTTCTCGCAAACCCGAATCTTCAGCTAATAGAGCACTATTTGAAGAACTAAAACAGTGCAAGGAGAAGATTCAATGCTATGAGGAGCGAATTCAAGCACAAGATACCCAAATCCAAAATCTTGTACAAAGCCAGCAAGGGATACAGGAAATGCTGCAAGAATTCCTCGTTTGGAAACAGAAGCAGTGTGGAGGTTCTTCCTAG